From Drosophila yakuba strain Tai18E2 chromosome 2L, Prin_Dyak_Tai18E2_2.1, whole genome shotgun sequence, one genomic window encodes:
- the LOC6527173 gene encoding replication termination factor 2, whose translation MGCDGGTIPRRDELVRVKQKPEQKDKDAEREFRWRHCTLTQQSLQEPIAMCGMGRLYSKQSVIERLLEKEPMPETAAHVKSMKDIRQLNPTPNPAFTEEDKTEGLLDTRHAPYICKLIGLEMSGKFRFVALWSCGCVMSERALKQIKGSVASTCPLCQAPYSVEDVVVLNGNDEDLELMRVKMEMRAAKRKSSKKDKKGAKKVEVKAEPAEPEEPVASTSKSAPVEKPTTSTKIKAIAQLKRLGAVNAMQDPELKRLKSDFSVAKDPKASDVYKSLFTSHKTEKDQERAHWVTYNPFYN comes from the exons ATGGGTTGCGATGGAGGAACTATTCCCAGGCGCGATGAGCTGGTGCGCGTGAAGCAAAAGCCAGAGCAG AAAGACAAGGATGCGGAGAGGGAGTTCCGTTGGCGTCATTGCACCTTGACTCAGCAGAGCCTCCAGGAGCCGATCGCCATGTGCGGCATGGGCAGGCTGTACTCCAAGCAGAGCGTCATTGAGCGACTACTGGAAAAGGAGCCCATGCCAGAGACGGCCGCGCACGTGAAGAGCATGAAGGACATTCGCCAGCTCAATCCCACACCCAATCCCGCCTTCACCGAGGAGGACAAAACTGAGGGACTACTAGACACACGACATGCTCCTTACATCTGCAAGCTGATTGGCCTGGAAATGTCCGGTAAATTTCGCTTTGTGGCCCTTTGGAGCTGCGGTTGCGTTATGTCAGAGCGTGCCTTGAAACAGATCAAGGGCAGTGTGGCCAGCACTTGTCCACTTTGTCAGGCTCCCTACAGCGTTGAGGACGTGGTGGTGCTTAATGGCAACGACGAGGACTTGGAGCTCATGCGGGTCAAGATGGAAATGCGTGCAGCCAAACGCAAGTCATCCAAGAAGGACAAGAAGGGAGCTAAGAAGGTGGAGGTCAAAGCTGAGCCCGCAGAGCCAGAAGAGCCCGTTGCATCGACATCAAAGTCTGCACCCGTGGAGAAGCCCACTACTAGCACAAAAATCAAGGCGATTGCGCAGCTCAAACGACTGGGCGCCGTTAACGCAATGCAGGATCCCGAACTGAAACGTCTCAAGAGCGACTTCAGCGTGGCCAAGGATCCCAAGGCCAGCGATGTTTACAAATCACTTTTTACCTCCCACAAAACCGAAAAGGACCAAGAGCGCGCCCACTGGGTCACCTACAATCCATTCTACAATTAG
- the LOC6527175 gene encoding ER membrane protein complex subunit 3 has protein sequence MTELLIDPDIRVWVFLPIVLITFLVGIVRHYVSILISTQKKAEITQIQDSQAMIRARLLRENGKYLSAQSFSMRKNYFNNEETGYFKTQKRAPVAQNSSAMLTDMVKGNFINVLPMVVIGGWINWMFSGFVTTKVPFPLTLRFKPMLQRGVELASLDAAWVSSASWYFLNVFGLRSIYTLVLGENNHADQTQAQADAMTGAAMTMPQDPKAAFKAEWEALEITEYHNALKNIDADMLAIASAPAVSS, from the exons ATGACGGAGCTGCTGATTGATCCAGACATCCGCGTGTGGGTGTTCCTGCCCATCGTGCTGATCACGTTCCTGGTGGGCATTGTGCGCCACTACGTCTCCATACTGATATCCACGCAAAAGAAGGCCGAGATCACCCAGATCCAGGACAG TCAGGCGATGATCCGGGCACGCTTGCTTCGCGAGAACGGCAAATATCTGAGCGCCCAGAGCTTCTCCATGCGAAAGAACTACTTCAACAACGAGGAGACGGGTTACTTCAAGACTCAGAAACGGGCGCCTGTGGCACAGAACTCATCCGCCATGCTCACCGACATGGTCAAGGGCAACTTTATCAACGTACTGCCCATGGTAGTGATCGGTGGCTGGATCAACTGGATGTTTTCGGGCTTCGTCACCACAAAGGTTCCCTTCCCATTGACCCTGCGTTTTAAGCCCATGCTCCAGAGGGGCGTGGAGCTGGCCTCTCTGGACGCCGCCTGGGTCTCCTCTGCCTCTTGGTACTTCCTCAATGTGTTCGGCCTGCGGTCCATCTACACACTGGTCCTTGGTGAGAACAACCACGCCGACCAGACGCAGGCACAGGCGGATGCCATGACGGGCGCCGCCATGACCATGCCCCAAGATCCAAAGGCCGCCTTCAAAGCCGAGTGGGAGGCACTCGAGATCACCGAGTACCACAACGCACTCAAGAACATTGACGCTGACATGCTGGCTATCGCTAGCGCACCTGCAGTTTCATCCTaa
- the LOC6527177 gene encoding nuclear pore complex protein Nup107, protein MPDSPFPMSNRSGLLRTTLNSSMAPQNLSHSLLILEQSNAAQEDRSLMEDTGDDLDRGKGRVDVLFPQFFDVLQAQGGGQEAFELIQSLTHVCRGVVEQLELEIERGMGGEQGARQRQAMLTWLRQEIYTWRLLHALFYDRILLQTDTQADDEMQDGPTLGGSEKEVIQQLYTINATLREYQLVVDWLEACYDQGEQQNPLHCHDRMMAWENTLFQLDNLQGAAFGKGHEIVSRLDPDAPVREKRPLHALDEEDNLRLSRAIFASIRSGHVDDGLKLCKHYGQTWRAAILEGWRLHEDPNFEQNVSGVHEKLPIEGNPRRDIWKRCAWMLADSKNYDEYSRATAGVFSGHLSSLKTLLHSNWHDLLWAHLKVQIDIRVESEIRGCCLKRYQPMPDEYWNGKMTMEQIFDELNVAKDASVRDFAQGQLGIIQRHLILDTCGELLQHMVRWVEKDAGQQSPHQLRFMAHIVLFLRQIGRVEQERQAEKIIAAYVEALIARGEPQLIAYYAASLSNTLQVKLYSRFLEQVEQKRQRELALDAALQAGLDVEQITRITVENIRLAHHAHGEFGEPLSGEISAADQRKISALEWLIHLPEQRGELLWQANAMIRTYLACSKMECMRQTFRMVPGDIVQQIVNLYSSVDNIPPREECCLKEYLCYKVYLSGVDSFVEWNRLQQNRPKKPQTANTASSQDNFTERMASERKEQAHRSEVVRWEQKVKEQAKQTIETLYNVLMFPDKGWLVDPFIAKQPENAVQLNWDHRLLQMEKLRSICIPEIALLLNEVMFKSGDFAGCVRLADEISSENRQLYKVYTKHKLAELLAKIADASLELLNSKLDPWGYPITI, encoded by the exons ATGCCCGATAGCCCATTCCCGATGAGCAACCGCAGTGGCCTGCTGCGCACCACCCTCAACAGCTCCATGGCGCCGCAGAACCTGTCCCACTCGCTGCTCATCCTCGAGCAGAGCAACGCGGCCCAGGAGGATCGGTCACTTATGGAGGACACAGGCGATGATCTGGATCGCGGCAAGGGCCGCGTGGACGTGCTGTTTCCGCAGTTCTTCGACGTGCTGCAGGCCCAGGGCGGCGGACAGGAGGCCTTTGAATTGATCCAATCGCTTACGCACGTCTGTCGCGGCGTGGTGGAgcaactggagctggagatcgAGCGCGGCATGGGCGGGGAGCAGGGCGCGCGGCAACGCCAGGCCATGCTCACTTGGCTGCGGCAGGAGATATACACGTGGCGCCTGTTGCACGCCCTCTTCTACGACCGCATCTTGCTGCAGACGGACACTCAGGCGGATGATGAGATGCAGGATGGCCCCACACTCGGCGGCAGCGAGAAGGAGGTCATACAGCAGCTGTACACCATCAATGCCACTCTGCGTGAGTACCAGCTGGTGGTGGACTGGCTGGAGGCGTGCTACGACCAGGGGGAGCAACAAAACCCACTCCACTGCCACGATCGCATGATGGCCTGGGAGAACACGCTCTTCCAGCTGGATAACCTGCAGGGCGCTGCCTTTGGCAAGGGCCATGAGATTGTATCGCGCCTGGATCCGGATGCTCCTGTACGCGAGAAACGACCGCTGCACGCCCTCGATGAGGAGGACAACCTGCGCCTGTCCCGCGCCATTTTCGCATCGATTCGCTCGGGTCACGTCGACGATGGCCTCAAGCTGTGTAAGCACTACGGACAGACCTGGCGGGCGGCAATCCTTGAGGGTTGGCGTCTGCACGAGGATCCCAACTTCGAGCAGAATGTCTCGGGGGTCCACGAAAAGCTGCCCATCGAGGGCAATCCCAGGAGGGATATCTGGAAGCGGTGCGCCTGGATGCTGGCCGATTCCAAAAACTATGATGAGTACAGCCGGGCGACGGCGGGCGTTTTCTCCGGCCACCTGAGCTCCCTGAAAACCCTTCTGCACAGCAACTGGCACGATTTGCTGTGGGCCCACCTGAAGGTGCAGATCGACATCCGTGTGGAGTCGGAGATACGCGGCTGTTGCCTGAAGCGCTACCAACCGATGCCGGATGAGTACTGGAACGGCAAGATGACAATGGAGCAGATATTCGACGAGCTGAACGTCGCCAAGGATGCGTCGGTGCGGGACTTCGCCCAAGGTCAACTGGGCATTATCCAGCGCCATTTGATCTTGGACACATGTGGCGAGCTGCTGCAACACATGGTGCGTTGGGTGGAAAAGGACGCCGGCCAGCAATCGCCCCACCAACTGCGCTTTATGGCCCACATAGTGCTGTTTCTGCGCCAAATCGGGCGTGTGGAGCAGGAGCGGCAGGCGGAGAAGATCATTGCCGCATATGTGGAGGCCTTGATTGCAAGGGGCGAGCCCCAGCTAATAGCTTACTATGCCGCATCTCTTTCGAACACGCTGCAGGTGAAGCTCTACTCGCGGTTTCTGGAGCAAGTGGAGCAGAAGCGTCAACGGGAGCTAGCTCTGGATGCCGCCTTGCAAGCAGGCTTGGATGTGGAACAGATTACGCGCATCACCGTGGAGAACATTCGCCTCGCACATCATGCGCACGGGGAATTCGGTGAGCCGCTCTCGGGCGAGATCTCTGCGGCCGATCAGCGCAAGATCTCAGCTTTGGAGTGGCTAATCCATTTGCCGGAGCAGCGCGGTGAGTTGCTGTGGCAGGCCAACGCCATGATACGCACCTATCTGGCCTGCAGTAAGATGGAGTGCATGCGCCAGACGTTCCGCATGGTGCCGGGCGACATAGTCCAGCAAATAGTCAACTTGTACAGCTCGGTGGACAACATACCGCCGCGTGAAGAGTGCTGCCTGAAGGAGTATCTCTGCTACAAGGTGTATCTCTCGGGCGTCGACAGCTTCGTCGAGTGGAACCGCCTGCAGCAGAACAGACCCAAGAAACCGCAGACTGCCAACACTGCTTCCTCCCAGGACAACTTTACGGAGCGCATGGCAAGTGAGCGCAAGGAGCAGGCTCACCGATCGGAGGTCGTGCGCTGGGAGCAAAAGGTTAAGGAGCAGGCCAAGC AAACCATCGAAACCCTGTACAATGTGCTCATGTTTCCGGATAAGGGTTGGCTGGTGGATCCGTTCATCGCCAAGCAGCCCGAGAATGCCGTGCAGCTGAACTGGGATCACCGCCTACTGCAGATGGAGAAACTGCGCTCTATCTGCATTCCCGAGATCGCCCTGCTCCTGAACGAAGTGATGTTCAAGTCTGGAGACTTTGCGGGTTGCGTGCGCCTCGCAGATGAGATATCCAGCGAGAACCGGCAGCTGTACAAAGTCTATACGAAGCACAAGCTGGCAGAGCTTCTGGCCAAGATCGCCGACGCGTCGCTGGAGCTGCTCAACTCGAAGCTGGACCCCTGGGGGTATCCTATAACAATTTAG
- the LOC6527179 gene encoding zinc finger protein 35: MAVQLKQSYHHLPLTITPILQQTHILQQAPNPPQQPQPPKPPDLTFHCMCCAEFFVHPLALYQHMNTLHPNEPSNGQQEQESPGDEGEDYSWIFEPVCELAEDGSDSSDGSDSSGSDSSSSSDDDDDDDDDDSSSSSSSSNSSTSSSSVPTTSNSNTQQSQESAAPLRGLVAGPGYNEFQLQMADPRESTSIFMVQPTVSVTPLQQLLPPAPTASLGHSLQSTPIKRRRGRRSNIGAAVMDPALNGNQKCFQCTHCEASFPNAGDLSKHVRSHITNKPFQCSICQKTFTHIGSLNTHIRIHSGEKPYKCELCPKAFTQSSSLMVHMRSHSVRKPHQCVQCDKGFINYSSLLLHQKTHIAPTETFICPECEREFKAEALLDEHMRMHTQELVYQCAICREAFRASSELVQHMKNHMGEKPFTCSLCDRSFTQSGSLNIHMRIHTGEKPFQCKLCDKCFTQASSLSVHMKIHAGEKPYPCPICGKSYSQQAYLNKHIQAHQMASATSASSSPGLLVAKQPHETLVCIVCGSLHADATALANHVHTQHAALLDTMKQSGMNTAQGGAISEGRCSAVEQQAYMERVQCVLQQMNHQQQHQQQQQPQHQQQQQQMQLPQQPKLSAMDSTGEDEEEPDEAEEPPDEEEEDEPEQAAEVKTEVLEAEDPLTNSDYPILGLQEDHILLDSDMYYEDFADMDVGCQEEVFGDFVVNEEEVYTDALI; this comes from the coding sequence ATGGCCGTGCAGCTGAAACAGAGCTATCACCACCTGCCCCTCACGATCACGCCGATCCTGCAGCAGACGCACATACTGCAGCAGGCGCCCAATCCCCcccagcagccgcagccaccaaAGCCGCCGGATCTCACCTTCCACTGCATGTGCTGTGCGGAGTTCTTCGTCCATCCGCTGGCCCTGTACCAGCACATGAACACCCTGCATCCCAACGAGCCGAGCAATGgacagcaggagcaggagagCCCGGGCGACGAGGGCGAGGACTACAGCTGGATCTTCGAGCCGGTGTGCGAGCTGGCGGAGGATGGCAGCGACTCCTCGGATGGGAGCGATTCCTCGGGCTCCGACAGCTCCTCCTCATcggacgacgatgacgacgacgacgacgacgacagcaGCTCCAGTTCGAGTTCCAGCAACTCAAGTACATCGAGCAGCTCGGTGCCGACTACCAGCAACTCCAACACCCAGCAGAGCCAGGAATCGGCCGCACCACTGCGCGGCTTGGTGGCCGGACCCGGCTACAATGAGTTCCAGCTGCAGATGGCGGATCCGCGGGAGTCCACCTCCATTTTCATGGTGCAGCCGACCGTGAGCGTCACGCCCTTGCAGCAGCTGCTTCCACCTGCACCCACTGCTAGCCTGGGACACTCCCTGCAATCGACGCCTATCAAGCGGCGGCGGGGAAGGCGCAGCAACATCGGTGCGGCAGTGATGGATCCAGCGCTGAATGGCAACCAGAAGTGCTTCCAGTGCACCCACTGCGAGGCCAGCTTTCCCAACGCCGGCGATCTGTCCAAGCACGTGCGCTCGCACATCACCAACAAGCCGTTCCAGTGCTCCATCTGCCAGAAGACCTTCACGCACATCGGCAGCCTGAACACgcacatccgcatccacagCGGCGAGAAGCCGTACAAGTGCGAGCTCTGTCCTAAGGCCTTTACGCAGTCCAGCAGCCTGATGGTGCACATGCGCTCCCATTCGGTGCGCAAGCCGCATCAGTGCGTGCAGTGCGACAAGGGATTCATCAACTACAgctcgctgctgctgcaccagAAGACGCACATCGCGCCCACGGAAACGTTCATCTGTCCGGAGTGCGAGCGGGAGTTCAAGGCGGAGGCGCTGCTCGACGAGCACATGCGGATGCACACGCAGGAGCTGGTATACCAGTGCGCCATCTGTCGCGAGGCCTTCCGCGCCAGCTCGGAGCTGGTGCAGCACATGAAGAACCACATGGGCGAGAAGCCCTTCACCTGCTCGCTCTGCGACCGCTCCTTCACGCAGTCGGGCAGCCTAAACATCCACATGCGCATCCACACCGGCGAAAAGCCGTTCCAGTGCAAGCTCTGCGACAAGTGCTTCACCCAGGCCTCCAGCCTGAGTGTCCACATGAAGATCCATGCGGGCGAGAAGCCCTATCCGTGCCCCATATGCGGCAAGTCCTACAGCCAGCAGGCGTACCTCAACAAGCACATTCAGGCGCACCAGATGGCTTCGGCCACCTCCGCTTCCTCGTCTCCTGGCTTGCTGGTCGCCAAGCAGCCGCACGAAACGCTCGTTTGCATTGTCTGCGGATCACTGCATGCGGATGCCACTGCGCTGGCTAACCATGTGCACACCCAGCATGCAGCGCTCCTGGACACCATGAAGCAGTCCGGCATGAACACGGCGCAGGGCGGCGCGATTTCAGAGGGCAGATGCAGTGCGGTGGAGCAGCAGGCCTACATGGAGCGGGTCCAGTGCGTCTTACAGCAGATGaaccatcagcagcagcatcagcagcagcaacagccgcagcatcagcaacaacagcagcagatgcagctgccgcagcagcCCAAGTTGTCAGCCATGGATTCCACCGGCGAGGACGAAGAAGAGCCCGACGAAGCGGAGGAACCAccggatgaggaggaggaagatGAGCCAGAGCAGGCGGCAGAGGTGAAAACTGAAGTGTTGGAAGCAGAGGACCCACTCACCAATTCAGACTATCCCATTCTGGGGCTCCAGGAGGACCACATCCTGCTGGACTCTGACATGTATTACGAGGACTTTGCCGACATGGACGTGGGCTGTCAGGAGGAGGTGTTCGGCGACTTTGTCGTCAACGAGGAGGAGGTTTATACCGATGCGCTCATCTAG
- the LOC6527176 gene encoding protein dpy-30 homolog, with the protein MEAKTDAPISPAPTPNPPAETGKEPNASSNAQANPSAPPGAPASGATAVGQSANPVAQQVQQPAVAKKPSSETNNMPTRQYLDQTVAPVLLHGMQALARERPTDPIQFLASYLLKHSNGCDENNAAAVDNNS; encoded by the coding sequence ATGGAGGCCAAGACCGACGCACCCATTTCCCCGGCGCCCACACCAAATCCGCCGGCAGAAACTGGCAAGGAGCCAAATGCAAGCAGCAACGCGCAGGCCAACCCGTCCGCTCCGCCGGGAGCGCCTGCATCCGGAGCCACTGCCGTTGGTCAGTCCGCGAATCCAGTGGCCCAGCAAGTGCAGCAACCGGCGGTGGCCAAGAAGCCCAGTAGCGAGACAAACAACATGCCCACGCGACAGTACCTCGACCAGACGGTGGCGCCGGTTCTGCTGCACGGAATGCAGGCACTCGCTCGCGAACGGCCCACGGATCCCATCCAGTTCCTGGCATCGTACCTGCTGAAGCATAGCAACGGGTGCGACGAGAACAACGCCGCCGCTGTGGACAACAACTCCTAA
- the LOC6527178 gene encoding V-type proton ATPase 16 kDa proteolipid subunit, translated as MDNYWPAWNGSRALDVPELIASLNLKKSSITPQALDRNPPYAPFYGVMGVVFSSVLTAAGAAYGTAVSGTGIAATAVMRPELVMKSIIPVVMAGIIAIYGLVVSVLLSGELAPAPNYSLPTGYVHLAAGLSVGFAGLAAGYAVGEVGEVGVRHIALQPRLFIGMILILIFAEVLGLYGLIIGIYLYTVNIK; from the coding sequence ATGGACAACTATTGGCCAGCATGGAACGGATCGAGAGCGCTGGACGTGCCGGAGCTGATCGCAAGTCTGAATCTGAAGAAATCAAGTATCACGCCTCAAGCACTGGACCGCAATCCGCCGTACGCGCCGTTCTATGGAGTGATGGGCGTGGTGTTCTCCAGTGTGCTGACCGCGGCTGGTGCGGCATACGGAACTGCTGTGTCTGGAACCGGGATCGCGGCCACGGCGGTGATGCGTCCGGAACTGGTAATGAAGTCAATCATTCCGGTGGTCATGGCGGGCATCATTGCCATATACGGTCTGGTGGTATCCGTGCTGCTGTCTGGCGAACTGGCGCCAGCTCCCAATTACTCGCTACCCACCGGCTATGTGCACCTGGCCGCCGGACTCTCGGTGGGATTCGCTGGCCTGGCTGCCGGATATGCGGTGGGTGAGGTCGGTGAAGTGGGTGTGCGCCACATTGCGCTGCAGCCACGCCTCTTCATCGGCATGATCCTGATCCTCATTTTCGCCGAGGTGCTTGGTCTCTACGGCCTGATCATCGGCATTTATTTGTACACAGTCAACATTAAGTAG
- the LOC6527174 gene encoding cilia- and flagella-associated protein 20 encodes MYRSAYQKGFLTVLYSVGSSPLNNWSSYTKNGYIKRIYDEDIKSLVLEIMGSNVSTTFIHCPSECKEQLGIKLPFLVLLIKNMHKYFCFEVKIQDDQRFMRRFRVSNFQSKTSVKPFCTAMPMGMSPGWNQIQFNLADFTRRAYGSNYLETVSLQLHANVRIRRIYFADKLYTEAELPNDYRLMGKPKDLKKPEKQFKVQATARPPSPLNTARGEAGPSKDTEPEATEPMSEGEPVLQKSPSPPVPQKVPSPAASAPPEPATEEPAPQTEATEEAYY; translated from the exons ATGTATCGTTCAGCCTACCAAAAAGGTTTCCTTACCGTGCTTTACAGCGTGGGCAGTTCGCCCCTGAATAACTGGTCCTCCTAT ACCAAAAACGGGTACATCAAGCGGATCTACGATGAGGACATTAAGTCCCTGGTGCTCGAGATCATGGGCTCGAATGTGTCCACCACGTTTATACACTGCCCCAGCGAATGCAAGGAGCAGCTGGGCATCAAGCTGCCCTTCCTGGTGCTCCTGATAAAGAACATGCACAAGTACTTCTGCTTCGAAGTTAAG ATACAAGACGATCAGCGCTTCATGCGCCGCTTCCGGGTGTCCAATTTCCAGAGCAAGACCTCCGTGAAGCCCTTCTGCACGGCCATGCCGATGGGCATGTCACCAGGCTGGAACCAGATCCAGTTCAACCTGGCCGACTTCACGCGACGCGCCTATGGGTCCAATTATCTGGAGACGGTATCCTTGCAACTGCATGCCAACGTTCGCATCCGGCGCATTTACTTCGCCGATAAGCTCTACACAGAGGCAGAGTTGCCCAACGATTACCGTTTGATGGGCAAGCCAAAGGACCTGAAGAAACCGGAGAAGCAGTTCAAGGTGCAGGCCACTGCGCGTCCTCCGTCACCTTTGAACACGGCCCGCGGGGAAGCTGGCCCCTCCAAGGACACGGAACCAGAGGCAACGGAACCAATGAGTGAGGGGGAGCCTGTGCTGCAGAAATCTCCATCGCCGCCAGTTCCGCAGAAGGTTCCGTCGCCAGCAGCCTCCGCTCCTCCGGAGCCCGCCACCGAAGAACCTGCTCCGCAAACGGAGGCCACTGAAGAGGCCTACTATTAA